The following coding sequences lie in one Polynucleobacter necessarius genomic window:
- the acpP gene encoding acyl carrier protein: MDNIEQRIKKIVAEQLGVAEAEIKNESSFVNDLGADSLDTVELVMALEDEFGIEIPDEEAEKMTTVQLVLDFAKSKAQG, from the coding sequence ATGGATAACATCGAACAACGCATTAAGAAAATCGTCGCTGAGCAATTGGGCGTCGCAGAAGCAGAGATCAAAAATGAATCTTCTTTTGTGAACGACCTGGGCGCTGACTCTCTTGACACTGTTGAGCTGGTTATGGCTTTGGAAGATGAATTTGGCATCGAAATTCCTGATGAGGAAGCTGAAAAGATGACTACAGTTCAGCTCGTGCTCGACTTCGCTAAATCAAAAGCTCAGGGTTAA
- the fabG gene encoding 3-oxoacyl-ACP reductase FabG, translated as MNLDLSGQIALVTGASRGIGQAIADELVKCGAKVIGTATSESGAKAIDERLKPSGGAGKVLNVTAPNACEEIIDLIVKEYGGINILVNNAGITRDNLAMRMKADEWADVIDTNLSSVFRLSQAVMRPMMKARGGRIINITSIVGHMGNPGQANYAAAKAGVSGMTRAFAREIGSRNITVNCVAPGFIDTDMTRALSEEQQNALKVNIPLARLGSPEDVAQAVAFLASPVAGYITGNTLHVNGGLYLA; from the coding sequence ATGAATCTCGACTTAAGCGGACAAATTGCCTTGGTAACTGGTGCATCGCGTGGTATTGGTCAGGCGATTGCTGATGAGTTAGTGAAGTGTGGAGCTAAGGTGATTGGCACGGCCACATCAGAAAGTGGCGCGAAAGCGATTGATGAGCGTTTAAAGCCGTCAGGAGGCGCTGGTAAAGTTTTAAACGTTACTGCGCCAAATGCTTGTGAAGAAATCATTGATTTGATTGTCAAAGAATATGGCGGTATCAATATTTTGGTGAACAATGCTGGCATCACTCGTGATAACTTGGCAATGCGCATGAAGGCGGATGAATGGGCTGATGTTATCGACACCAATTTAAGTTCGGTATTTCGTTTGTCTCAAGCAGTCATGCGCCCCATGATGAAGGCTCGCGGTGGCCGTATCATCAATATCACTTCTATTGTTGGTCATATGGGCAACCCTGGCCAGGCAAATTATGCTGCTGCAAAAGCAGGCGTTTCAGGCATGACTCGCGCTTTCGCCCGTGAAATTGGTAGCCGCAATATCACCGTCAATTGTGTTGCACCAGGGTTTATTGATACTGATATGACGCGTGCTTTGAGTGAAGAACAGCAAAATGCACTAAAAGTGAACATACCTTTGGCTCGCTTAGGCAGTCCTGAGGACGTAGCCCAAGCGGTGGCTTTTTTGGCCTCTCCAGTTGCTGGTTACATTACGGGTAATACCCTACATGTCAATGGCGGACTATATTTAGCCTAA
- the fabD gene encoding ACP S-malonyltransferase translates to MTFAFVFPGQGSQFVGMLNSISERSEVRATLQEASDVLGEDVAKLIAEGPAEALSLTTNTQPVMLAAGIAFYRAWLAAGGPAPKVMAGHSLGEYSALVAAGVISFKDAVPLVRFRAEAMQTAVPVGTGGMAAVLGLDDATVIKVCAEAGTTSGGVVEAVNFNALGQVVIAGASDAVTKACKLLKAAGAKRALPLPVSAPFHSSLLQPASEKLKTYLANIEFKAPTIAVINNVDVEILNDPAAIKDALVRQAAKPVRWQETIQAMAGQGITQVVECGPGKVLAGLTKRINDQVTGVPVFDEASLNEVLASFK, encoded by the coding sequence ATGACATTTGCATTTGTATTTCCAGGTCAAGGTTCCCAATTCGTTGGGATGCTCAATTCAATTTCCGAGCGTTCAGAAGTCCGAGCAACATTACAAGAGGCCTCGGATGTCTTAGGTGAGGATGTCGCAAAGCTAATTGCTGAAGGCCCTGCAGAGGCTTTGTCTTTAACTACCAATACTCAGCCTGTCATGCTGGCAGCAGGTATTGCCTTTTACCGTGCATGGTTAGCTGCGGGAGGTCCTGCTCCTAAGGTGATGGCAGGTCATAGCCTAGGCGAGTACTCAGCCTTAGTTGCTGCTGGCGTCATCTCGTTTAAGGATGCTGTGCCATTGGTGCGATTCCGTGCTGAGGCTATGCAAACAGCAGTACCAGTAGGTACAGGTGGTATGGCAGCCGTTCTGGGTTTGGATGATGCGACTGTAATCAAGGTTTGTGCTGAAGCTGGCACTACATCTGGCGGCGTAGTCGAAGCGGTGAATTTCAATGCCCTTGGACAAGTAGTCATTGCTGGCGCAAGCGATGCCGTTACTAAGGCGTGTAAGTTGTTAAAGGCTGCAGGCGCCAAGCGTGCTCTGCCTTTACCAGTTTCCGCACCATTTCATTCCTCTTTGTTGCAGCCTGCCTCTGAAAAACTCAAAACTTATTTAGCCAATATCGAATTCAAAGCACCAACGATTGCTGTGATTAATAACGTTGATGTTGAAATTCTAAATGATCCAGCTGCAATTAAAGATGCCTTAGTGCGTCAAGCAGCCAAGCCTGTGCGTTGGCAAGAGACTATTCAAGCCATGGCTGGACAAGGCATCACTCAAGTGGTGGAGTGTGGTCCAGGTAAGGTTTTGGCTGGGCTCACGAAGCGTATTAATGATCAAGTGACTGGCGTGCCAGTATTTGATGAAGCCAGCTTGAATGAAGTTTTGGCAAGTTTTAAATAA
- a CDS encoding beta-ketoacyl-ACP synthase III, whose amino-acid sequence MSIFARVAGTGSYLPELRLTNQDLVERLAKTGLETSDEWIKTRSGISARHFAAENELTSDLAVKAAQAALESAGITSEDLDLIILATSTPDHLGGFPSTACVVQDKLGAHTACAAFDVQAVCAGFTYALAIADAFIRAGSYQKVLAIGSETFSRILNFQDRGTCVLFGDGAGAVVLEASNEAGILSTALHADGSQRDILCVPGRAGNGEVHGSPFMTMDGQAVFKLAIKVLEQVAHEALAKTNLKPEQIDWLVPHQANIRIMEGTAKKMGMSMDKVIVTVHEHGNTSAASIPLALDSGVRSGQIKRGQHLLLEGVGGGFAWGAVAIKY is encoded by the coding sequence ATGAGTATCTTTGCAAGAGTCGCCGGCACTGGAAGTTACCTTCCAGAATTGCGATTAACGAATCAAGATTTAGTGGAGCGCCTTGCTAAAACCGGTCTAGAGACCAGTGATGAATGGATTAAAACACGCAGCGGAATCTCCGCGCGCCACTTTGCAGCAGAGAATGAGCTTACTAGCGACCTGGCGGTGAAGGCTGCACAAGCAGCGCTCGAGAGTGCTGGCATTACGTCTGAAGATTTAGATCTTATTATCCTAGCCACTTCTACACCTGATCATTTGGGTGGATTTCCCAGTACGGCCTGCGTAGTGCAGGATAAATTAGGTGCGCATACCGCTTGCGCGGCGTTTGATGTGCAAGCGGTATGCGCCGGTTTTACATATGCGCTTGCAATTGCAGATGCTTTTATTCGTGCGGGAAGTTATCAGAAAGTATTGGCAATCGGCTCCGAGACATTCTCACGAATTTTGAACTTTCAAGATCGTGGCACTTGTGTCTTGTTTGGTGATGGCGCGGGAGCGGTAGTGCTTGAAGCTTCAAATGAGGCAGGCATTCTTTCTACAGCATTGCATGCTGATGGCAGTCAGCGCGATATTCTATGTGTTCCTGGGCGCGCAGGTAATGGCGAGGTACATGGCTCGCCATTTATGACCATGGATGGTCAAGCGGTTTTCAAATTAGCCATTAAGGTTCTAGAGCAAGTAGCTCACGAAGCACTCGCTAAAACTAATCTCAAGCCAGAGCAAATCGATTGGTTAGTTCCGCATCAAGCAAATATTCGGATTATGGAAGGCACGGCCAAGAAGATGGGCATGTCTATGGATAAGGTAATTGTCACGGTACACGAGCACGGCAATACTTCTGCCGCATCTATTCCTTTAGCATTAGATTCTGGCGTCCGCTCTGGACAGATTAAACGCGGACAACATCTTTTGTTGGAGGGTGTTGGCGGAGGCTTTGCTTGGGGTGCGGTTGCCATTAAATATTAA
- the plsX gene encoding phosphate acyltransferase PlsX — protein sequence MSVTLAIDAMGGDHGVVVTVPAACDFLEKHADVKIVLVGDLDLIKQVLSKSPKAPMDRIQIISASEVVLMDDPIEAALRRKKDSSMRVAIEQVKEGAADAVISSGNTGALMAISRYILKTLEGVDRPAIATAIPNELGHGTTMLDLGANADCEPMHLVQFAQMANVMVQVVDGKPNPSIGLLNIGEEVIKGNEVVKQTSELLRQTSLNFYGNVEGNDIFKGTTDIVVCDGFVGNVVLKASEGLAKMMSGFIREEFNRSWLTKLMAVCAMVPLLRVRKRVDHRCYNGAVLLGLRGCVIKSHGSADRFAFGFALDRAYEAAKNRMVERIAAAFVVETKV from the coding sequence ATGAGCGTTACTCTTGCTATTGATGCCATGGGCGGAGATCATGGAGTCGTCGTGACGGTTCCGGCCGCCTGCGATTTTTTGGAAAAGCATGCTGATGTGAAGATTGTCCTGGTGGGCGATCTTGACTTAATTAAGCAAGTCTTGAGCAAGTCTCCTAAAGCTCCAATGGATCGCATTCAAATTATTTCCGCTAGTGAAGTTGTGTTGATGGATGACCCCATTGAGGCGGCATTACGTCGCAAAAAAGATTCCTCTATGCGCGTAGCGATAGAGCAAGTCAAAGAGGGTGCAGCAGATGCTGTAATCTCTTCTGGCAACACTGGTGCGCTCATGGCGATTTCTCGCTACATTCTAAAAACCCTCGAAGGAGTTGATCGTCCTGCGATAGCCACTGCTATTCCTAATGAGTTGGGCCATGGAACCACTATGTTGGATCTTGGCGCTAATGCTGATTGTGAGCCCATGCACTTGGTGCAATTTGCGCAAATGGCAAACGTTATGGTCCAAGTGGTTGATGGAAAACCAAACCCTTCAATTGGATTGCTCAATATTGGCGAGGAAGTGATTAAAGGTAATGAAGTGGTGAAGCAAACTAGTGAGCTGCTACGCCAAACTTCGCTCAATTTTTATGGCAACGTAGAAGGTAATGACATCTTTAAAGGCACCACCGATATTGTGGTGTGCGATGGCTTTGTAGGAAACGTAGTCCTTAAAGCAAGCGAAGGCTTGGCAAAAATGATGAGTGGTTTTATTCGGGAAGAATTTAATCGCTCATGGCTCACCAAGCTAATGGCTGTGTGTGCCATGGTACCTTTGCTCAGAGTTCGTAAGCGTGTTGATCATCGTTGTTATAACGGTGCAGTATTGTTAGGATTACGCGGATGTGTGATCAAGAGTCATGGGTCTGCTGACCGTTTTGCATTTGGATTTGCTTTAGACCGCGCATATGAAGCGGCTAAAAATCGTATGGTGGAACGTATTGCTGCAGCCTTTGTGGTGGAGACAAAAGTATGA
- the rpmF gene encoding 50S ribosomal protein L32 yields the protein MAVQQNKKSPSKRGMHRAHDFLTAPATAVEATTGEAHLRHHISPNGCYRGRKVVKTKSD from the coding sequence ATGGCCGTTCAACAAAATAAAAAATCACCTTCCAAACGTGGCATGCATCGTGCGCACGATTTTTTGACCGCACCTGCTACGGCTGTTGAAGCCACAACTGGTGAGGCTCATTTGCGCCACCACATTTCACCTAATGGCTGCTATCGTGGCCGTAAAGTTGTTAAAACAAAAAGCGACTAA
- a CDS encoding YceD family protein gives MKHNQVLLQVELSIEPNALKKVDFCAPQSYQGTGFLSISDLPRVAEEASTIIPGDGFDWSVKTHFEDSPGSEPHQILDLGLKGRLHLVCQRCLQGCAIDLDEKCRFVLVLADVEADAYPIEDEKQEPLVVNQHFNLLETIEDEVLLSLPLIPKHPDGFCEPHTSTFGDEEGEVAANEHENPFNILKNMKKN, from the coding sequence ATGAAGCATAATCAAGTTTTACTTCAAGTCGAACTATCTATCGAGCCTAATGCTTTAAAAAAGGTGGATTTTTGTGCTCCACAATCCTATCAAGGTACTGGTTTTTTGAGCATTTCAGATTTACCCAGAGTAGCGGAGGAGGCTTCAACCATCATCCCTGGTGACGGTTTTGATTGGTCGGTTAAGACTCATTTTGAAGATTCGCCAGGTAGCGAGCCCCATCAAATTTTGGATTTAGGCCTGAAAGGACGTCTACACCTGGTTTGCCAACGCTGTTTGCAAGGTTGCGCGATCGATTTGGACGAAAAGTGTCGCTTTGTCCTGGTTTTAGCTGATGTCGAGGCAGATGCTTACCCAATTGAGGATGAAAAGCAGGAGCCTTTGGTAGTAAATCAGCATTTCAACCTCCTGGAAACCATAGAGGACGAGGTTTTGCTGTCATTACCCCTGATTCCTAAGCATCCGGATGGCTTTTGCGAACCCCACACCTCAACTTTTGGTGATGAGGAGGGTGAAGTGGCTGCAAATGAACATGAAAATCCTTTTAACATATTGAAAAATATGAAAAAAAACTGA
- a CDS encoding Maf family nucleotide pyrophosphatase — protein sequence MNASQKAQLNMSIATNTPQNPSLILASTSQYRRELLARLRIPFEVISPQVDETPLPGESTLELALRLAHAKATAVAKLHPQAWVIGSDQVADLCGAAIGKPGNFERALAQLQLMRGATVTFHTALCLMKGDIQTTLSIPTEVTFRKLSDDILESYLLAEEPYDCAGSAKSEGLGISLLESIQSNDPTALIGLPLIALTGLLRDAGFAIPSKQ from the coding sequence ATGAATGCCAGCCAGAAAGCACAGCTAAACATGAGTATTGCTACCAATACACCCCAAAATCCAAGTCTCATCTTGGCGTCCACATCGCAATATCGACGTGAACTTTTAGCGCGCCTACGCATTCCTTTTGAAGTTATTTCCCCTCAAGTAGACGAAACCCCCCTTCCCGGCGAAAGCACCCTTGAATTAGCACTTCGCCTCGCTCATGCCAAAGCAACAGCAGTTGCCAAATTACATCCTCAAGCTTGGGTAATAGGCTCAGATCAAGTTGCCGATCTTTGTGGGGCAGCAATCGGAAAACCAGGTAATTTTGAAAGAGCATTGGCGCAGTTGCAACTGATGCGTGGTGCAACAGTGACTTTTCATACCGCACTCTGTTTAATGAAAGGTGACATACAAACTACTTTAAGCATTCCAACCGAAGTCACTTTTCGTAAACTCTCTGACGATATATTGGAAAGTTACTTACTAGCTGAGGAGCCCTATGATTGCGCAGGTAGCGCCAAGTCTGAAGGACTTGGAATTAGCCTATTAGAGTCCATCCAGAGTAATGACCCAACTGCTTTAATTGGATTACCACTCATTGCATTAACGGGCTTACTACGCGATGCAGGATTTGCGATTCCATCAAAACAATAA
- a CDS encoding SAM-dependent methyltransferase, whose amino-acid sequence MSKLGTLYLVPNTLGDDGRAEQLPPWVLPAQTIAQSAKLQHWIVENAKTARALLKAIDTVSPLVCTIQEMQMSEWRGAARNAKYGDSVKPADLLKPLLAGNDMGLMSEAGVPGVADPGAELVLAAHKLGAQVKPLVGPSSILLGLMASGLNGQRFAFQGYLPHDTHERGSKLKQLEIESRKLQQTQIWIETPYRNAAMLMACINSLAPQSLLCLGIDFSLKSEMITTLAVAEWRKRYSNEAACASLQNRPTVFLLLA is encoded by the coding sequence ATGAGCAAACTCGGCACGCTGTATTTAGTTCCCAATACTCTAGGTGATGATGGCCGCGCAGAGCAATTACCCCCCTGGGTGCTACCTGCCCAAACCATTGCACAATCAGCCAAGCTTCAGCACTGGATCGTGGAAAATGCCAAAACGGCACGCGCCCTACTTAAAGCAATCGATACAGTTTCACCACTGGTTTGCACCATTCAAGAAATGCAGATGAGCGAATGGCGTGGCGCAGCACGTAACGCCAAATATGGTGATTCGGTAAAACCCGCTGATTTACTCAAGCCACTTCTGGCCGGAAACGATATGGGTTTAATGTCCGAAGCGGGCGTTCCTGGTGTTGCTGATCCTGGTGCTGAATTAGTGCTAGCAGCCCATAAATTAGGTGCCCAAGTAAAGCCATTAGTAGGTCCAAGCTCGATTTTGTTGGGGTTGATGGCAAGTGGTCTCAATGGGCAGCGCTTTGCATTTCAGGGCTACTTGCCTCATGACACCCATGAGCGCGGCAGCAAACTCAAACAACTCGAAATTGAATCCAGAAAGCTGCAGCAAACCCAAATATGGATTGAGACACCCTATCGCAATGCCGCCATGCTGATGGCATGCATCAATTCTTTAGCACCACAAAGTTTGCTTTGCCTTGGAATAGACTTCAGCCTCAAATCTGAAATGATCACAACACTCGCCGTTGCTGAATGGCGTAAACGCTACTCCAATGAAGCGGCATGCGCTTCATTACAAAATAGGCCAACAGTTTTTCTACTATTGGCCTAG
- a CDS encoding S49 family peptidase, with the protein MTENNPNQNWERQALEHLLLENLKETRKARRWKAVLRVLTLLVIVGALISIFDFHLPGKGMGVEKHTALVSLEGEISSSSMANAMDINSSLVSAFENEQSAGVVLRINSPGGSPVQAGMINDEIHRLRKLYPKKPFYVVVEDICASGGYYVAVAADQILVDKASLVGSIGVIMEGFGFTGLMDKLGVTRRMITSGSNKGMLDPFSKENPKQVEMVKIMIDEIHQQFITVVKEGRGDRLKDILDLFSGRIWNGEQAVKIGLADGYGTVDTVARDIFKAPDILDYTMKENFAERVAKRFGAEAGAAAGKVLVKTPDLK; encoded by the coding sequence ATGACGGAAAACAATCCAAATCAAAATTGGGAGCGACAAGCGCTTGAGCATCTCTTATTGGAGAATTTAAAAGAGACACGCAAAGCACGTCGCTGGAAAGCGGTATTACGCGTTCTGACATTGCTTGTGATCGTTGGCGCCTTAATTTCTATATTTGATTTTCATCTTCCTGGTAAGGGCATGGGAGTGGAAAAACATACTGCTTTAGTCAGTCTGGAGGGAGAAATTTCTTCCAGCTCGATGGCTAATGCAATGGATATCAATTCATCCTTAGTGTCGGCATTTGAGAATGAGCAAAGTGCTGGAGTCGTATTACGTATCAATAGCCCTGGAGGCTCACCAGTCCAAGCTGGCATGATCAATGATGAGATTCATCGTTTGCGTAAGCTGTATCCAAAAAAACCGTTTTATGTTGTTGTCGAGGATATTTGTGCGTCTGGCGGATATTACGTGGCGGTTGCAGCAGATCAAATCTTGGTCGATAAAGCGAGCTTAGTAGGATCGATTGGCGTCATCATGGAAGGCTTTGGGTTCACTGGCTTAATGGATAAGCTCGGGGTGACGCGTCGCATGATTACATCAGGATCCAATAAGGGCATGCTTGATCCATTTAGCAAAGAAAACCCTAAACAAGTTGAAATGGTGAAAATCATGATTGATGAGATTCATCAGCAATTTATTACGGTAGTGAAAGAAGGTCGTGGCGACCGTTTAAAAGATATCCTCGATTTATTTTCTGGTCGAATTTGGAATGGCGAACAAGCAGTGAAGATTGGCTTGGCGGACGGCTATGGCACTGTTGATACCGTTGCGCGCGATATTTTTAAGGCGCCCGATATTTTGGACTACACCATGAAAGAAAACTTCGCAGAGAGAGTTGCTAAGCGCTTTGGAGCGGAAGCTGGAGCTGCTGCGGGTAAGGTTTTGGTGAAAACGCCAGATCTTAAGTAA
- a CDS encoding RluA family pseudouridine synthase gives MKSELISKPPKLKTPSSSAPAAGHLQIIGPEEAGQRLDNYLLRWAKGVPKSHVYRIIRSGAVRVNKKRAEPTTRLVEGDVVRVPPVRIAEPAQMAAVNSAQTKSRAHGYSDKMPILFEDEALLIVNKPAGLAVHGGSGIALGVIETLRITRPELKFLELVHRLDRDTSGVLLLAKKRSALVELHRQIREGQTDKCYFLLAHGEIVQGAKTMQLKYPLHKYLLANGERRVRMDPDGLPSHTALRVTKIFKRDDAAITLAEAQLKTGRTHQIRVHLQKLGHAILGDDKYGFEDIDKLIKSKRLYLHAHLAGFTHPRTGEKMRIESPLPPEFTAMMKTFE, from the coding sequence ATGAAATCCGAACTCATTTCCAAGCCTCCTAAGCTAAAAACCCCCTCCAGTTCAGCGCCTGCTGCAGGGCATCTTCAGATTATTGGTCCAGAAGAGGCTGGTCAACGCTTAGATAATTATTTATTACGATGGGCTAAAGGGGTTCCCAAAAGCCACGTTTACCGAATTATTCGATCGGGAGCGGTAAGGGTCAATAAAAAGCGCGCCGAGCCTACCACTCGTCTCGTTGAGGGTGATGTAGTTCGAGTTCCCCCTGTCCGAATTGCCGAACCCGCCCAAATGGCAGCCGTGAACTCTGCCCAAACTAAGTCTAGGGCGCATGGCTACTCAGACAAAATGCCCATCCTTTTTGAAGATGAGGCTCTTTTAATAGTGAATAAGCCAGCTGGTTTGGCTGTTCATGGTGGTTCAGGTATTGCACTTGGGGTGATTGAAACCTTACGGATTACCCGTCCAGAGCTGAAGTTTTTGGAATTAGTTCATCGTTTAGACCGAGATACTTCAGGAGTATTACTCTTGGCTAAAAAGCGTAGTGCTTTAGTTGAGCTCCATCGTCAAATCCGTGAGGGTCAAACCGACAAATGCTACTTCTTGCTTGCACATGGTGAAATCGTGCAAGGCGCCAAAACGATGCAACTGAAGTATCCACTGCATAAATATCTTCTGGCCAATGGAGAGCGTCGTGTCAGGATGGATCCAGACGGTCTGCCTAGCCATACGGCATTGAGAGTCACTAAAATTTTTAAGCGGGATGATGCTGCTATTACGTTAGCTGAAGCACAACTAAAGACAGGGCGCACCCATCAAATTCGGGTGCATCTGCAAAAGTTGGGTCATGCCATTTTGGGTGATGATAAATATGGCTTTGAAGATATCGATAAACTGATTAAATCAAAGCGCTTATATCTTCATGCACATTTGGCAGGATTTACGCATCCTCGCACTGGTGAAAAAATGCGCATTGAATCGCCGTTGCCACCAGAATTTACTGCCATGATGAAAACGTTTGAGTAG
- the fdxA gene encoding ferredoxin FdxA translates to MTYVVTESCIRCKYTDCVDVCPVDCFREGPNFLVIDPDECIDCAVCVPECPVNAIYAEDDVPGDQQAFIKLNAELSPSWTSITKSKAALPDAEEWKDVKNKLDQLVK, encoded by the coding sequence ATGACTTACGTTGTTACTGAATCTTGTATCCGCTGCAAATACACCGACTGCGTTGATGTTTGCCCAGTTGACTGCTTCCGCGAAGGTCCTAATTTTTTGGTCATTGATCCGGATGAGTGTATTGACTGCGCAGTATGCGTACCTGAATGCCCGGTAAATGCCATTTATGCTGAAGATGATGTTCCTGGTGATCAGCAAGCCTTCATCAAACTCAATGCTGAACTCTCTCCTTCATGGACCTCGATTACCAAGTCCAAAGCAGCTCTTCCAGATGCTGAGGAATGGAAAGATGTTAAAAATAAACTTGACCAGCTCGTAAAGTAA
- a CDS encoding NAD(P)/FAD-dependent oxidoreductase: protein MLYSPTQTNAVIIGAGPVGLFQIFELGLLEIKAHVIDSLTEPGGQCIELYPDKPIYDIPAIPVCTGRELTNNLLRQIEPFDAQFHLGQEVTKLESQSDGRFLISTSQDNHFLSKTVFIAAGVGAFQPRTINLEGIDAFVGQQLFYHIKNPEQFANKRVVICGGGDAALDWAVHFSEIAASVTLIHRRDDFKAAPKSIARMRELCANHRMELLIGQVSGYEVKNDRLIEVVFTNIDGESKNIPLDDLLVLYGLSPKLGPIAEWGLDIDRKQICVDTAKFETSIPRIYAVGDINVYPGKKKLILSGFHEAALAAFAAAEYLNPEKQVQLQYTTTSPKLHKALGVKPPTFE, encoded by the coding sequence GTGTTGTACTCACCCACACAAACCAATGCCGTCATCATTGGCGCCGGTCCAGTGGGTCTTTTTCAGATCTTTGAATTAGGTCTGCTAGAAATTAAAGCGCATGTGATTGACTCACTCACCGAGCCAGGCGGTCAATGCATTGAGCTGTATCCAGATAAACCAATTTACGATATCCCAGCAATTCCAGTTTGCACTGGACGTGAGCTCACTAATAATTTATTAAGGCAAATTGAACCCTTTGACGCTCAATTTCATCTTGGTCAAGAGGTCACGAAGCTAGAGTCACAATCAGATGGTCGCTTTCTAATTAGTACCTCACAAGACAATCACTTTCTGAGCAAAACTGTATTTATTGCTGCCGGAGTTGGCGCTTTCCAACCCCGCACCATCAACCTTGAAGGTATAGATGCTTTTGTAGGGCAGCAGTTGTTTTATCACATTAAAAACCCAGAACAGTTTGCAAACAAGAGGGTGGTTATTTGCGGAGGTGGTGATGCAGCTCTGGACTGGGCCGTTCATTTTTCTGAAATTGCAGCCAGTGTTACTTTAATACACCGTCGTGATGACTTTAAAGCTGCGCCTAAATCTATTGCCAGAATGCGTGAGCTTTGCGCAAACCATCGAATGGAACTTTTGATCGGACAAGTATCTGGGTACGAAGTGAAGAATGATCGACTGATAGAAGTTGTCTTCACTAATATTGATGGCGAATCTAAAAATATTCCCCTTGATGATCTTCTGGTGCTCTACGGACTCTCACCTAAGTTGGGGCCCATTGCAGAATGGGGTCTTGATATCGATCGCAAACAAATATGTGTTGATACCGCTAAATTTGAAACCAGCATTCCGAGAATTTATGCAGTAGGCGATATTAATGTTTATCCCGGCAAGAAAAAACTCATCCTGTCAGGATTTCATGAGGCTGCACTAGCTGCCTTCGCGGCAGCAGAATATCTAAACCCCGAAAAACAGGTTCAGCTCCAATATACGACCACCTCACCCAAGCTCCACAAAGCCTTGGGAGTCAAGCCACCCACATTCGAGTAA
- a CDS encoding thymidylate synthase, which yields MRQYHDLMKEVLAKGVQKSDRTGTGTVSVFGHQMRFNLAEGFPMVTTKKLHLKSIIYELLWFLKGSTDNNWLKERGVSVWNEWAAPDGDLGPIYGYQWRSWPAPNGQHIDQISEVVETIKKNPDSRRIIVSAWNVADIPRMALAPCHAFFQFYVADGKLSCQLYQRSADIFLGVPFNIASYALLTHMMAQQCDLEVGDFIWTGGDCHLYSNHLERVELQLSRDFFPLPKLNILRKPASIFDYEFEDFEIVGYESHPHIKAPVAI from the coding sequence ATGCGTCAATACCACGATCTCATGAAAGAAGTCCTTGCCAAAGGCGTCCAGAAATCCGATAGAACTGGGACTGGCACGGTTTCTGTATTTGGACATCAGATGCGCTTTAATTTGGCTGAAGGCTTTCCGATGGTGACCACTAAAAAACTCCATCTCAAATCTATCATTTATGAATTGCTCTGGTTTCTCAAGGGCAGTACAGACAATAACTGGCTGAAAGAGCGTGGCGTATCCGTTTGGAATGAGTGGGCCGCACCCGACGGCGATCTGGGGCCTATCTATGGTTATCAATGGCGCTCATGGCCAGCCCCTAATGGTCAACACATCGATCAAATCTCCGAAGTAGTAGAGACAATTAAGAAGAATCCAGACTCACGTCGCATTATTGTTTCTGCATGGAACGTCGCAGACATACCTCGTATGGCCTTGGCACCATGCCATGCGTTCTTTCAGTTTTATGTTGCTGATGGGAAGCTGTCATGTCAACTCTATCAACGCAGTGCAGATATCTTTTTGGGCGTACCGTTTAATATTGCTAGCTACGCCCTGCTGACGCACATGATGGCTCAACAATGTGATCTGGAGGTAGGTGACTTTATTTGGACTGGCGGAGATTGCCATTTGTATAGCAATCATTTAGAACGGGTAGAGCTCCAGCTCTCAAGGGACTTCTTCCCATTACCCAAGCTCAATATTTTGCGCAAACCTGCTTCAATTTTTGATTACGAGTTTGAAGATTTTGAAATCGTCGGATATGAATCCCATCCACACATCAAAGCTCCTGTAGCTATTTAA